From the genome of Sphingobacterium kitahiroshimense, one region includes:
- a CDS encoding fatty acid desaturase family protein, producing the protein MKTTIKFNNVNTLFSKSLKERINDYFKTNKIQKTGEKRVLTKAIILFVTAISFYITLIVIQPHWLISVVVLILLGINFAAIGFNVMHDAGHDTFSNSKRLNSALSYSLNLMGGNIYFWKLKHNIAHHTYTNIEGEDHDIDIKFMRVHKDQELKKHHSYQKYYFMVLYSISYLAWIFYQDYEKYFLEAMGSKKKSFDFPLREKVIFWVSKIIHISIFIVIPVLVVGWLPTLVGLLISGIACGICLATVFQLAHVVTETEFVAIEETADPTKMENEWMIHQLSSTANFATKNKFLTWILGGLNYQVEHHLFPKISHIHYPAINKLVRETCLEFNVKYLEYKTFNSAFKSHVSVIQSMSR; encoded by the coding sequence ATGAAAACAACAATAAAATTTAATAATGTTAATACATTATTTTCTAAATCTTTAAAGGAAAGAATTAACGATTATTTCAAAACTAATAAAATCCAAAAAACAGGAGAAAAAAGAGTACTAACAAAAGCAATCATCCTGTTTGTAACCGCTATATCTTTCTACATCACATTAATTGTAATTCAACCACACTGGTTAATCAGTGTTGTTGTATTAATTTTACTTGGAATAAATTTTGCCGCAATCGGATTCAATGTGATGCACGATGCCGGACATGATACATTCTCTAATAGTAAGAGACTAAACAGTGCCCTATCCTACAGTCTTAACCTAATGGGTGGAAATATCTATTTCTGGAAATTGAAGCACAATATTGCACATCATACTTATACCAACATTGAAGGTGAAGATCATGATATTGATATCAAATTTATGCGTGTGCATAAAGACCAAGAATTAAAAAAGCATCACTCCTACCAGAAATATTATTTTATGGTTCTATATAGCATCTCCTACTTAGCTTGGATTTTCTATCAAGATTATGAGAAATATTTTCTTGAAGCCATGGGAAGCAAAAAGAAATCATTCGATTTCCCTTTACGTGAAAAAGTGATCTTTTGGGTAAGTAAAATTATTCACATCAGTATTTTCATCGTTATCCCAGTTTTAGTGGTAGGATGGTTACCAACATTAGTTGGGTTACTAATTTCAGGTATCGCTTGTGGTATCTGTTTAGCAACCGTATTCCAGCTTGCGCACGTCGTAACTGAAACAGAATTTGTTGCCATAGAAGAGACTGCAGACCCAACAAAAATGGAAAATGAGTGGATGATTCACCAATTGAGCTCTACAGCTAATTTTGCTACAAAAAACAAATTTCTAACTTGGATTCTAGGCGGTTTAAATTATCAGGTTGAACATCATTTATTCCCTAAGATAAGTCACATCCACTATCCCGCGATTAATAAATTGGTCAGAGAAACCTGTCTGGAGTTCAATGTTAAATATCTTGAATACAAAACATTCAATTCAGCATTCAAATCACATGTGAGTGTGATTCAGTCCATGTCAAGATAG
- a CDS encoding tetratricopeptide repeat protein, protein MRALLTSLILSATSLTVVAQSNIKEGNNSFALYTQTGDIKNLENARKFSDAAFKTRKDSSSVRNNVLRGLVYSSLAVVDSTRKQKYTIDPIDESLNTLKLIDKKKAYRNFPVEVDYIKQNLATALIYKSNVELKNNKFEEAYKGFLKVDSLGFKNADLKFNLATLAVSSKRYPDAIKYYKELIKQDSKKPQYYLELAAVYEKIGTKQDELNTLSAGRLEFPQNKDILFKLIDIYAKNESYDAILTIIDEAIKLEPENVELNYLAGYAYEDAKDIRNAKQYYNKVLRLDANNYPSNLALGLIYLKDFLKSKSDEDKQYAQAYLLKANEIKPYDVNALKALSTYYNAIEDYVQLDRVNILLNQLTVN, encoded by the coding sequence ATGAGAGCATTATTGACATCATTAATACTGTCAGCTACAAGTTTAACTGTTGTTGCCCAATCCAATATCAAGGAGGGCAACAACAGTTTTGCGCTTTATACACAAACTGGAGATATTAAAAATTTGGAGAACGCACGCAAATTTAGTGATGCAGCTTTCAAAACCCGTAAAGATTCTTCTTCAGTTCGTAATAATGTTTTGAGAGGACTTGTTTACAGTTCTTTAGCAGTTGTAGATTCCACCCGGAAACAAAAGTATACCATAGACCCTATTGATGAAAGTTTAAATACCTTAAAACTCATTGATAAGAAAAAAGCATATCGCAATTTCCCTGTAGAAGTTGATTATATCAAGCAAAATTTAGCAACTGCATTAATCTATAAATCAAATGTTGAGTTAAAAAATAACAAGTTTGAAGAAGCGTACAAAGGATTTCTGAAAGTAGACTCCCTTGGTTTCAAAAATGCCGATTTAAAATTTAATTTAGCAACTTTAGCTGTAAGCAGTAAACGATATCCTGACGCGATTAAATATTACAAAGAGTTAATCAAGCAGGATTCAAAAAAACCGCAATATTATCTAGAGCTCGCAGCTGTATATGAGAAAATCGGAACAAAACAAGATGAACTTAATACACTATCTGCAGGCCGATTAGAGTTTCCTCAGAACAAAGATATCCTCTTCAAGCTGATCGATATCTATGCTAAAAATGAATCTTATGACGCCATCTTAACGATAATTGATGAAGCGATCAAATTAGAGCCTGAAAATGTTGAATTAAATTACTTGGCGGGTTATGCATACGAAGACGCGAAAGATATTCGAAATGCAAAACAATATTATAATAAAGTTCTGCGTTTAGATGCTAATAACTACCCATCAAATTTAGCTTTAGGCCTTATTTATTTAAAGGATTTTCTTAAATCTAAATCTGACGAAGACAAACAATATGCGCAAGCTTATCTTTTGAAAGCAAATGAAATTAAACCATATGATGTGAATGCACTTAAAGCACTGTCTACTTATTACAATGCAATAGAAGATTATGTGCAGTTAGATCGTGTGAATATATTATTAAATCAATTAACAGTTAATTAG
- a CDS encoding sugar O-acetyltransferase produces MDNKNLTNQYYRESGKELFEKRLHAKMQLKKFNDAEPKSFKERQIIIKNLLNTKSNRFFIEPPFYCDYGFNISIDDNFFANYNCTLLDAAPITIGKNVLFGPNVSLFTSTHAIHPEDRAKGWQCSKPINIADNVWLGGNVIVNPGIEIGENSIVGSGSVVTKNIPANVIAAGNPCQIIRPITEADRLDLTKAGSE; encoded by the coding sequence ATGGACAATAAGAATCTAACGAATCAATATTATCGTGAATCTGGAAAAGAGCTTTTCGAGAAACGACTCCATGCAAAAATGCAGTTAAAGAAATTTAATGATGCCGAACCAAAATCTTTTAAAGAAAGACAGATCATCATTAAAAATCTACTTAACACGAAATCCAACCGTTTTTTTATTGAACCTCCTTTTTATTGCGACTATGGTTTCAACATTTCTATAGACGACAATTTTTTCGCCAATTATAACTGCACTCTGCTAGATGCTGCTCCGATTACAATTGGTAAAAATGTCTTATTCGGTCCTAATGTTTCATTATTTACGTCCACTCATGCGATCCATCCTGAAGACCGCGCAAAAGGATGGCAATGTTCTAAACCGATCAACATAGCAGACAATGTCTGGTTAGGAGGCAATGTTATTGTTAATCCTGGCATAGAGATCGGTGAAAACAGTATTGTTGGTTCCGGCTCCGTGGTCACCAAAAACATACCGGCCAATGTCATCGCCGCAGGAAACCCATGTCAGATCATTCGGCCAATTACGGAAGCAGACAGACTGGATCTGACAAAAGCAGGCTCAGAATAA
- a CDS encoding tetratricopeptide repeat protein yields the protein MNIKSLLLLAAVASASTSVYAQKNNVNKAKTSIAKFEELKGAGTPQLALPNLKTAQEAIDLAVVHEKTKDNAEAWTIYSLVYANLANLDKSADEAKKAEDAIVKAKELDKDGANKDNIRVSEQVLGQFNFNLGAEEYQGQKYKEAYDSFEKALTYLPGDTTLIYYGGISALQSNDYAKAIAKYKELIPSKEFSSHKQIVVDLPKLYLSAKDTASALDYAAKAVEMYPDDNAAAVQNIEFNLIAGREKEILAGITAQLAKDPNNKSLNYYLGIAHSANKNDAAAIEAYKKALAVDPDYFEANTNIAITMMNGVREKLNVLNNDRSLSQAKYNEGVAKIKEEIKPALVYLTKAVQLQPKNIDALTNLKNYYVFMQDEAKTTEITAQINALN from the coding sequence ATGAACATTAAATCATTATTATTATTGGCAGCTGTTGCATCAGCAAGTACATCTGTTTATGCACAAAAAAATAATGTTAATAAGGCAAAAACAAGTATAGCAAAATTCGAAGAGCTAAAAGGTGCAGGTACGCCACAATTGGCACTGCCAAATTTGAAAACTGCACAAGAAGCTATTGATTTAGCTGTTGTTCATGAGAAAACAAAAGATAATGCAGAGGCATGGACAATCTATTCATTGGTTTATGCAAACTTAGCTAATTTAGATAAGTCTGCTGATGAGGCTAAAAAAGCTGAAGATGCAATTGTTAAAGCTAAAGAATTGGATAAAGATGGCGCAAATAAAGATAATATTCGTGTCTCTGAACAAGTATTAGGTCAATTCAACTTCAATCTTGGTGCTGAAGAATATCAAGGTCAAAAATACAAGGAAGCATATGACTCTTTTGAAAAAGCATTAACATATTTGCCAGGTGATACAACATTAATCTATTATGGTGGTATTTCAGCTCTTCAAAGTAACGATTATGCCAAAGCAATTGCGAAATATAAAGAGCTTATTCCTTCAAAAGAATTTTCTTCACATAAACAAATTGTTGTAGACTTACCAAAGTTATATTTATCTGCTAAAGATACCGCTTCTGCATTGGATTATGCAGCAAAAGCAGTAGAAATGTATCCTGATGACAATGCAGCTGCGGTTCAAAATATTGAATTTAATTTGATTGCTGGTCGCGAAAAAGAAATTTTAGCGGGCATCACTGCGCAATTGGCAAAAGATCCAAATAACAAAAGCTTAAATTACTATTTAGGAATCGCTCATTCAGCAAATAAAAATGATGCTGCTGCAATTGAAGCATATAAAAAGGCTTTAGCAGTAGATCCTGATTATTTTGAAGCAAATACAAATATTGCAATCACAATGATGAATGGTGTACGTGAAAAATTAAATGTTTTAAACAACGATAGATCATTGAGCCAAGCAAAATACAACGAAGGAGTGGCTAAAATTAAGGAAGAAATTAAACCTGCTTTAGTTTATCTAACAAAAGCGGTACAATTACAACCTAAAAATATAGATGCTTTGACAAACTTGAAAAACTACTATGTTTTCATGCAAGATGAAGCTAAAACAACTGAAATTACAGCTCAAATTAACGCTTTAAACTAA
- the gyrA gene encoding DNA gyrase subunit A produces MAEETENDNNLVPANDRILSVSIEDQMKTAYIDYSMTVIVSRALPDARDGMKPVHRRVLYGMLDLGVTSSKPYKKSARIVGDVLGKYHPHGDTSVYDAMVRLAQDWNMRYPLVDGQGNYGSVDGDPPAAMRYTEARLKKIAEEILSDINKDTVDYQLNFDDSLEEPTVLPTRIPNLLVNGASGIAVGMATNMAPHNLTEVINGTVAYIDNRDIDVPELMQYIKGPDFPTGGLIYGYSGVQDAENTGRGRVVMRAKTEIEVSKSGKESIIVTEIPYQINKANMIERTAELVNEKKLEGISAIRDESDRTGLRIVYDIKRDANANVVLNNLFKYTALQTSFSVNNIALVKGRPVLMNLKDMIQVFVDHRHDVVTRRTRFELAEAEKRAHILEGYLIALDHLDEVIKLIRASSTPEDARVGLMERFGLSDLQARAILDMTLRRLTGLEHDKIKEEYAELMKTIDYLKSVLADEGLRMQIIKEELIEIREKYGDERRSIIVHSAEDMRMEDFIDDEEIVITISHNSYVKRTPLTEYKRQGRGGRGSIGSTTREEDFTEHIITASAHNYMLLFTESGRCFWLRAFEVPEGSRTSKGRALQNIINIPKDEKIKAYILVKNLKDQEYLENNFIIMCTKKGTIKKTSLEAYSRPRANGINAININEGDQLLEACLTSGTSEIVMALRSGRAIRFNESTVRPMGRTATGVRGITLGSESDEVIGMISVDDPETTVLVVSEKGYGKRTDIEDYRVTNRGGKGVKTISVTEKTGKLVAVKGVNDTEDLMIINKSGIVIRISVEGLRVMGRATQGVRLINLKGEDEIASITKVDREEEVEETEEEILSGEEVEDASESTETDQDDKSESNEE; encoded by the coding sequence ATGGCTGAAGAAACAGAAAATGATAATAATTTAGTACCTGCAAACGATCGAATTCTTTCGGTAAGTATCGAGGATCAAATGAAAACTGCCTACATTGATTATTCAATGACAGTTATTGTTTCTCGTGCATTACCAGATGCTAGAGATGGTATGAAGCCTGTACACCGTCGTGTTCTTTACGGTATGTTGGATTTAGGTGTTACAAGCAGTAAGCCTTACAAAAAATCTGCCCGTATTGTTGGTGACGTATTAGGAAAGTACCATCCACATGGTGATACTTCCGTATACGATGCAATGGTACGTCTAGCACAAGACTGGAACATGCGCTACCCTTTAGTGGATGGTCAAGGTAACTACGGTTCTGTCGATGGAGACCCTCCTGCGGCAATGCGTTATACGGAAGCAAGATTGAAAAAAATTGCGGAAGAAATTTTATCGGACATCAATAAAGATACAGTAGACTATCAATTGAACTTTGATGACTCTTTGGAAGAACCAACAGTATTACCAACACGTATTCCCAATCTATTGGTAAATGGTGCTTCAGGTATTGCAGTCGGTATGGCAACCAATATGGCGCCACACAACTTAACAGAAGTTATCAACGGTACAGTTGCATATATTGACAACCGTGATATCGATGTACCCGAATTGATGCAATATATCAAAGGCCCCGATTTTCCTACAGGAGGTTTGATATATGGTTACTCGGGTGTTCAGGATGCAGAGAACACTGGCCGTGGTCGTGTCGTGATGCGTGCTAAAACAGAAATTGAAGTATCAAAATCAGGTAAAGAGTCTATTATAGTTACAGAAATTCCTTATCAGATCAATAAAGCGAATATGATTGAACGTACCGCTGAATTGGTTAATGAAAAAAAATTAGAAGGAATTTCAGCAATTCGCGATGAGTCAGATCGTACGGGTTTACGTATTGTATACGATATTAAACGCGATGCTAACGCAAATGTCGTTCTAAACAACCTATTCAAGTACACAGCATTACAAACCTCATTTTCAGTAAACAATATTGCTCTTGTAAAAGGTAGACCAGTATTGATGAACCTGAAAGATATGATTCAGGTATTCGTGGATCACCGTCATGATGTTGTCACGCGTCGTACACGTTTTGAATTGGCTGAGGCTGAAAAAAGAGCACATATTTTAGAAGGATATTTAATCGCGCTTGATCATTTAGATGAAGTGATCAAGTTGATCCGTGCCTCTTCAACTCCTGAAGATGCCCGCGTAGGATTAATGGAAAGATTCGGTCTATCAGATCTTCAAGCACGCGCAATTTTGGATATGACGCTTCGTCGTCTAACCGGACTGGAGCACGATAAGATTAAAGAAGAATATGCTGAGCTAATGAAAACGATCGATTACTTAAAATCTGTATTAGCAGATGAAGGTCTTCGCATGCAGATCATTAAAGAAGAACTGATCGAAATCAGAGAGAAATATGGTGACGAGAGAAGATCTATAATCGTCCATTCAGCAGAAGACATGCGTATGGAAGATTTCATCGATGATGAAGAAATCGTGATCACAATATCTCATAATAGCTATGTAAAACGTACTCCTCTAACTGAGTATAAACGTCAAGGACGCGGTGGACGTGGATCTATTGGTTCGACCACACGTGAAGAAGACTTTACAGAACATATTATTACTGCTTCGGCACATAATTATATGTTGCTATTTACAGAATCTGGTCGTTGTTTCTGGTTACGAGCATTTGAAGTTCCTGAAGGAAGTAGAACTTCTAAAGGTCGAGCGTTGCAGAATATCATCAATATTCCGAAAGACGAAAAAATTAAAGCATACATTTTAGTGAAGAACTTAAAAGACCAGGAATACCTGGAAAATAACTTCATCATTATGTGTACTAAAAAAGGTACAATTAAGAAAACGTCATTAGAAGCTTATTCACGTCCTCGTGCAAATGGTATCAATGCCATCAACATTAATGAGGGAGATCAGCTGTTAGAAGCTTGCTTAACAAGCGGAACAAGTGAAATTGTAATGGCATTACGTTCTGGACGTGCTATTCGTTTCAACGAGTCTACTGTTAGACCAATGGGTAGAACAGCAACTGGTGTTCGTGGTATTACTTTAGGTAGTGAGAGCGATGAGGTTATTGGTATGATTAGTGTAGATGATCCAGAGACTACGGTGCTTGTTGTATCTGAAAAAGGATACGGTAAACGAACAGATATCGAAGATTACCGAGTTACAAACCGTGGTGGTAAAGGTGTAAAAACAATTAGCGTCACTGAGAAAACAGGTAAATTAGTTGCTGTAAAAGGTGTTAACGATACTGAAGATTTAATGATCATCAATAAGTCAGGTATTGTCATTCGTATTTCAGTAGAAGGATTAAGAGTAATGGGGCGTGCAACGCAAGGTGTCCGTTTAATTAATCTGAAAGGTGAAGATGAAATTGCATCAATTACTAAAGTAGATAGAGAGGAAGAAGTGGAAGAAACGGAAGAAGAAATTCTTTCAGGTGAAGAAGTAGAAGATGCGTCAGAAAGCACTGAAACCGATCAAGACGATAAATCTGAATCTAACGAAGAATAA
- a CDS encoding TonB-dependent receptor, which yields MKKSLLFFALAVGSYGTIHAQTTTSSVTGIVKQSTGQTTTGATIKITHQSSGATFSGSADSNGRFNIANLQEGGPYKIEVTYIGQKPVVYDNVFLKAGEALQLDPVFAESSETNLGEVVVVGRGLIDIAEDRKTPIAVSTISKQIIEEKVGAMDITASMVNTPGVYVSGQSKGFGESSMTTRGFDQSNTAFLLNGQPINGMDNGRVFWSNWSGLSDIASLVQIQRGLGSSKLAISSVGGTINFVTKSTDMQQGGFVKTTIGNDMFVKSTIAYNTGLMKSGFAVSAMVTGWQGNGYMKGTEGAGQNYFLSVGYKVNEKHNLNLMVTGAPQWHNQGFTSELSNFLRDGRKFNANVEMINGVERNVRKNYYHKPVANLNWDWTIDDKSSLSTVVYASVASGGGQSKRTEKVNPTPFLASQVNNHQWFGVVSNYNRKLNDYLNFNVGFDLRDYKGEHYIQVTDKLGQESISHEKNVNYGIMTTSNTYSTSPWKSFGDKPKTGQDRLGWDYEQMIRYAGLFGQLEFAKDGFTAFFQGSLSGQQNSRQDYFLYKLGEGKSKDVNNLGYNVKGGASYTLGNHTIFGNAGYYSRQPYQNNIFMNYMNDVNPYAVNEKILGLEAGYKFASEYFDVSVNAYRTTWADRTTGSSFTAAQKEVDKYGIDKVQVGSLIYNTNYGVKQDHQGVELELLARPFRGFELKGFASLGKWEYDGDAITIVRNENREVLETTTRDLTGVKVGDASQTSWGLGAKYKVLKGLSVDADYRRYEDLYSSLPANRPTMKLPNYDLLDAGVSYKVVLSDKNAISFRVNMNNVLDKLYISEATSNVESKANATYWKGIDTSNKVLMGWGRTWNASVKFTF from the coding sequence ATGAAAAAGTCTCTACTTTTTTTTGCTCTTGCTGTCGGGAGTTATGGAACTATCCATGCACAAACAACAACAAGCAGTGTTACAGGGATTGTAAAACAATCTACTGGACAAACAACGACAGGTGCAACTATTAAAATTACGCATCAGTCAAGCGGAGCCACCTTCAGCGGATCGGCAGATTCGAATGGACGTTTTAACATCGCAAATCTTCAAGAGGGCGGACCTTACAAAATTGAAGTTACCTACATCGGTCAAAAACCAGTTGTTTACGATAATGTCTTCTTGAAAGCCGGTGAAGCACTACAATTAGATCCTGTTTTTGCAGAATCATCTGAAACAAATTTAGGAGAAGTTGTTGTTGTAGGTCGTGGTTTAATTGATATCGCGGAAGATCGTAAAACTCCGATTGCTGTTTCTACAATCTCGAAACAAATCATCGAAGAAAAAGTGGGTGCAATGGATATCACTGCTTCCATGGTCAATACACCTGGTGTATACGTATCTGGTCAATCAAAAGGTTTTGGTGAATCTTCCATGACAACACGTGGCTTTGATCAATCTAACACAGCTTTCTTATTAAATGGCCAACCGATTAATGGTATGGACAATGGTCGTGTTTTTTGGTCTAACTGGAGTGGTTTGTCAGATATTGCTTCTTTAGTACAAATTCAACGTGGTTTAGGTTCTTCAAAATTAGCGATCTCTTCAGTAGGGGGGACGATTAACTTTGTGACTAAATCTACAGATATGCAACAAGGTGGTTTTGTTAAAACAACTATCGGTAACGATATGTTTGTAAAATCTACGATTGCTTACAACACCGGTTTAATGAAAAGTGGATTTGCAGTATCTGCAATGGTTACTGGGTGGCAAGGAAATGGTTACATGAAAGGTACTGAAGGTGCTGGCCAAAACTATTTCTTATCTGTTGGATATAAAGTAAACGAGAAGCACAACTTAAACTTAATGGTTACAGGTGCTCCACAATGGCATAACCAAGGTTTTACTTCAGAACTATCAAATTTCTTGAGAGATGGAAGAAAATTTAATGCAAACGTGGAGATGATTAATGGGGTGGAAAGAAATGTACGTAAAAACTACTATCATAAACCGGTTGCTAACTTAAACTGGGATTGGACAATTGATGATAAATCGTCGTTATCTACTGTTGTATATGCTTCTGTTGCTAGTGGTGGCGGTCAATCCAAACGTACTGAAAAAGTAAATCCAACACCATTTTTAGCATCTCAAGTTAATAATCACCAATGGTTTGGTGTAGTATCTAACTATAACCGTAAGTTGAATGATTATTTAAATTTTAATGTTGGTTTTGATTTACGTGACTATAAAGGTGAACACTATATTCAAGTAACGGATAAATTAGGTCAAGAATCGATTTCCCATGAAAAAAATGTGAACTACGGGATCATGACTACTTCTAATACTTACAGCACTAGTCCTTGGAAATCTTTTGGAGATAAACCAAAAACAGGTCAGGACCGTTTAGGTTGGGATTATGAACAAATGATTAGATATGCTGGTTTATTTGGACAATTAGAGTTTGCGAAAGATGGTTTTACAGCTTTCTTCCAAGGTTCCCTTTCTGGTCAGCAAAACAGTAGACAAGATTATTTCCTTTATAAATTAGGTGAAGGTAAATCTAAAGATGTGAACAATTTAGGCTACAATGTAAAAGGCGGTGCAAGTTATACATTAGGTAACCATACCATCTTTGGTAATGCGGGTTATTATTCTCGCCAGCCATACCAAAACAATATCTTCATGAATTACATGAACGATGTTAATCCATATGCTGTTAATGAGAAAATTTTAGGTTTAGAGGCTGGTTACAAATTTGCCTCTGAATATTTTGATGTTAGCGTAAATGCATACCGCACGACATGGGCTGACCGTACAACAGGAAGTTCTTTTACAGCTGCTCAAAAAGAAGTTGACAAATATGGTATTGACAAAGTACAGGTCGGAAGTTTAATCTATAACACGAACTATGGTGTAAAACAAGATCACCAAGGTGTGGAGTTAGAGTTATTAGCTCGTCCATTCCGTGGCTTTGAATTAAAAGGTTTTGCTTCCTTAGGTAAATGGGAATATGATGGTGATGCTATAACGATTGTTCGTAATGAAAATCGTGAAGTATTAGAAACTACAACGAGAGATTTAACAGGTGTAAAAGTTGGTGATGCTTCTCAGACAAGTTGGGGTTTAGGTGCTAAATACAAAGTCTTAAAAGGTCTTTCTGTAGATGCTGATTATAGACGTTATGAAGATCTGTATAGTTCATTACCTGCTAATAGACCTACAATGAAATTGCCAAATTATGATCTGTTAGATGCTGGTGTATCTTACAAAGTTGTATTGAGCGATAAGAATGCGATCAGTTTCCGTGTTAATATGAACAACGTATTAGACAAATTGTATATCTCTGAAGCTACTTCAAATGTCGAGTCGAAGGCGAATGCTACATACTGGAAAGGTATTGACACATCTAACAAAGTGTTAATGGGATGGGGACGTACATGGAATGCTTCTGTGAAATTCACATTCTAA
- a CDS encoding aminoacyl-histidine dipeptidase: MANNNLDALAPQELWANFSALNAVPRASKKEERVIAFMIDFGKSLGLEVTEDHVGNVLIKKAATVGMEDRKTVVLQSHLDMVHQKNNDTIFDFDTQGIDMFVDGDWVKAKGTTLGADNGIGVATIMTILASQELEHPAIEALFTIDEETGMTGAMGLQGGVLTGDILLNLDTEEDDELDIGCAGGIDVTATKSYQEEASPSGAVAFEIVVKGLNGGHSGIEIHKGLGNANKIMNRLLYKSYDEFGLQLATLNGGSLRNAIPRESTATVIVSSEHEDNFASDLAPLIEAIKTEFKTVDGGLTISIEKLTTVPAAVLSAQDQELLINAIYAAHNGVYRVSADFEDLVETSNNIAKVSVGDGKMSIKCLTRSSVESSKIDLAQSLEAGFSIAGFDVVFSGSYPGWTPNADSEILEVLKRIYIEQHEEEPKVVACHAGLECGILGTNYPEMDMISFGPTILGAHSPAERVSISSVQKYWEFVKQILKEIPKK, encoded by the coding sequence ATGGCAAATAATAATTTAGATGCCTTAGCTCCTCAAGAGCTATGGGCGAATTTTTCTGCATTGAATGCAGTTCCACGTGCTTCGAAGAAAGAAGAACGTGTTATCGCATTTATGATAGATTTTGGTAAAAGCTTGGGTCTTGAGGTTACTGAAGATCATGTTGGCAATGTCCTGATTAAAAAAGCGGCAACTGTTGGTATGGAAGACCGTAAAACGGTCGTCCTGCAATCCCACTTGGATATGGTTCATCAAAAAAATAACGATACTATTTTTGATTTTGATACGCAGGGTATCGATATGTTTGTGGATGGTGATTGGGTAAAGGCAAAAGGCACGACTTTAGGTGCAGATAATGGAATTGGCGTTGCTACAATTATGACCATTTTAGCTTCCCAAGAACTGGAGCATCCTGCAATCGAAGCCTTGTTTACGATTGATGAAGAAACGGGTATGACTGGAGCAATGGGGTTGCAAGGTGGTGTATTGACTGGAGATATTTTATTAAACCTGGATACGGAGGAGGATGATGAACTTGATATCGGGTGTGCAGGTGGAATTGATGTAACAGCTACTAAGTCTTATCAAGAGGAGGCTAGTCCTTCTGGAGCTGTTGCTTTTGAAATTGTTGTCAAGGGCCTTAATGGCGGTCATTCAGGAATTGAAATTCATAAAGGTTTGGGGAATGCGAATAAAATCATGAACCGCCTTTTGTATAAATCTTATGATGAGTTTGGTTTACAGCTTGCAACTCTAAATGGTGGAAGTCTACGAAATGCAATTCCGCGTGAGTCTACTGCAACGGTAATTGTTTCTTCTGAACATGAGGATAATTTTGCGTCAGATTTAGCTCCTCTTATTGAAGCTATTAAAACTGAGTTTAAAACAGTAGATGGTGGATTGACAATATCAATTGAAAAATTAACTACTGTTCCTGCTGCTGTTCTTTCTGCTCAAGATCAGGAGTTGTTGATCAATGCAATCTATGCGGCACATAATGGTGTTTACCGTGTGAGCGCAGACTTTGAAGATCTTGTGGAAACTTCTAATAATATTGCCAAAGTGAGTGTTGGCGATGGAAAAATGAGTATTAAATGCTTGACACGATCATCTGTTGAAAGTTCTAAAATAGATTTAGCCCAATCTTTGGAAGCTGGTTTTTCAATAGCTGGATTTGATGTTGTATTTTCAGGATCTTACCCTGGATGGACACCAAATGCTGATTCTGAAATTTTAGAGGTTTTGAAACGTATTTATATTGAACAGCATGAAGAGGAGCCAAAGGTGGTTGCGTGCCATGCTGGACTGGAATGTGGAATTTTGGGAACGAATTATCCTGAAATGGATATGATTTCCTTTGGACCAACTATTTTGGGTGCACACTCTCCGGCAGAGCGGGTATCTATATCTTCTGTTCAGAAATATTGGGAATTTGTGAAACAAATTTTAAAAGAAATTCCTAAAAAATAG